Proteins encoded by one window of Venturia canescens isolate UGA chromosome 2, ASM1945775v1, whole genome shotgun sequence:
- the LOC122405725 gene encoding uncharacterized protein isoform X1, with protein sequence MGYHRASLLFVLVAIVAVINAGDIMRKSIVFDKNTPNVFYCPQDKPTGFEKMIVRATPLKKLCQFEGGPIPEDYKSDCYNDVDETEYACKEKYRIMMRLHPPGSDSPFNGTRLVKFVGSERKAFVKQNQV encoded by the exons ATGG GTTATCATCGAGCCAGTCTGCTCTTCGTACTCGTC GCTATCGTCGCAGTGATAAATGCGGGTGACATAATGCGGAAGAGTATTGTGTTCGACAAGAACACACCGAACGTGTTTTACTGCCCTCAGGACAAGCCAACGGGCTTTGAGAAAATGATCGTGAGGGCGACGCCGTTGAAGAAGCTCTGTCAGTTCGAGGGTGGACCAATCCCGGAGGATTACAAGAGCGATTGTTACAACGACGTGGACGAGACTGAATACGCGTGTAAAGAAAAGTACAGAATCATG ATGCGTCTTCATCCTCCCGGCAGCGATTCTCCGTTCAACGGGACTCGATTGGTCAAGTTTGTGGGCAGCGAGAGGAAGGCTTTCGTAAAGCAGAATCAAGTCTAA
- the LOC122405725 gene encoding uncharacterized protein isoform X2, whose translation MGYHRASLLFVLVAIVAVINAGDIMRKSIVFDKNTPNVFYCPQDKPTGFEKMIVRATPLKKLCQFEGGPIPEDYKSDCYNDVDETEYACKEKYRIMKRFSNVEDEGAPMDNSYIEK comes from the exons ATGG GTTATCATCGAGCCAGTCTGCTCTTCGTACTCGTC GCTATCGTCGCAGTGATAAATGCGGGTGACATAATGCGGAAGAGTATTGTGTTCGACAAGAACACACCGAACGTGTTTTACTGCCCTCAGGACAAGCCAACGGGCTTTGAGAAAATGATCGTGAGGGCGACGCCGTTGAAGAAGCTCTGTCAGTTCGAGGGTGGACCAATCCCGGAGGATTACAAGAGCGATTGTTACAACGACGTGGACGAGACTGAATACGCGTGTAAAGAAAAGTACAGAATCATG aAACGATTCAGTAACGTGGAAGACGAGGGAGCTCCGATGGACAACAGCTACATCGAAAAATGA